In the Qipengyuania gelatinilytica genome, TGCGGGAGGAAGCTTTCCGCATAGCTGGCGTAGATCGAGAGGTCGGGGGTGGGCTTCACGATCAGGCCGGCACGCGGGCTGAACTGCTCGTCCACCCGGTCACCCGCAACGCCGCCGATTAGGTCGAGCGTTTCGAGGTCGAAGCGATCCCAGCGCAGGCCGCCGACCAGCTCGATATACTCGCCTATCTGCAGCTGTTCCTGAGCGTAGAAGGACAGGGTCTTGAGCTGGCTGTCACGCGAACGCGACGTCGGATTGAGCGAGAACGCCGGGACGAAGATTACGTCATCGAGGGCGGTTTCGTTGGTCGTGTCGAAGCTGACCGTCTGGCGCGCGTTCTGCGTGTCCTGACTGCTGGCTTCGACACCGAAAAGGAAGGTCGATTCCAGATCGCCGCTTTCGGCCTCCCAGATCGCATTGGCCTGGCCGATCCAGTTGGTGCGCTCGGTCGTATCCCGATAGCCGCCCAGCGAAACGGTCGTGCCGTCGGTGCCGCCCGGAACGATGTTCTGGTACGCCTTGTCGTAATCGGCGAACTGGAGGCTGGCATTGGCCGAAAGTCCGCCGTTGAAATCGTGCTCCAGCCGAACGCGGCCGATATGCACTTCTGCTTCGGAGTAATTGAAATCGCGGTCGCCGAAGAAGGTGCTGTCATACCCGGTCAGCGGGCCGCCATCGAGCGAGGGCACGCCGCGGTCGGTTACGCGCTCGTCATTGTCATAGGTGTAGCTGGCGATCAGCGTGGTGTCGGGGCCGAGCGCTGCGGTCAGCGTGGGCGAGATACCGATGAAGCGACCATCGTAGAAATCGCGGTCGTTGTTGAATTCCTCGTAAGTCGCGTTGAGGCGCAGGGCGAGATCGTCGGTGACCGGCTGGTTCACATCGGCGAGCAGCGCGAATGCGCCGAAATTGTCGACCGAAGCTTCGCCGCCGACAAATGCGTTGGACAGGTCTGCGCGCTTGGCGACACGGTTTATGGCGCCGCCGCCGGCACCGCGGCCGAAGATCAGCGCATTGGCACCCTTGAGCACTTCGACACGCTCGATGTTATAGAGCGAGCGATAGTACTGCGCATCGTCGCGCAGGCCGTCGATATAGAAGTCGGCCGTGGTTTCCTGGCCGCGAATGAAGACTTCGTCGCGGTGGCCTTCGCCCGATTCCATGCTGACGCCCGGAATGTAGCGCAGTGCGTCATTGAGCTGGCGGATCGACTGGTCTTCAAGCTGGTCTTCGGTGATGAAGCTGACGGCCTGGGGGACATCGATCAGCGGGGTCGGGGTCTTCGTCGCCGTCGAGCCGTCTTCATTGTCATAGCCGTCTGCGCGTTCGCCGGTCACCACGATATCGGTGGGCAAGTAGTCGCGCTCCGGCTGCGCATCGGCAGCGAGCGTGGAAGCCGCTGCGGGGGCCGCGAGGGCAGTTCCCGAAAGCAGGATTGCGAGAGTGGCGAGGGACCTCATACGAATCTTTCTTATTGAGAATGATTATCAATTAATGACCCCCTGCTATTGAGACCTATTCGCAATAGCAACCCCCAATCGGGCTTTCCGGGGTGAAAAAATCGCAAGAGCCGCTTTCACTCATCGCAACAGCCGATTAGACGCTGGCGCGAAGGAGATACCGAATGAAGGCCACCATCTGGCACAACCCGAAGTGCGGCACGTCTCGCAAGACGCTCGCCATTCTCGAGAACCTGTCGAAGGTCGACGTGGAGGTGATCGAATATCTCAAGGATCCGCCGACTGCGGACAAGCTTGCACAGCTTTACAAGGATGCGGGCCTCACCCCGAACGAAGGCCTCCGTATCCGCGGTACCGACGCGGCCGAGCGCGGCTTGCCCGATGCCGATGCGCAGACCGTGCTCGAGGCCATGGTGGCCGATCCTATCCTGATCGAGCGTCCGCTGGTGGAAACCGACAAGGGCGTTCGCCTTTGCCGTCCTCAGGATACGGTACTGGAAATCCTCTAACGCTTGTCGCGGGTCAGCTTCTTATCCGCCTGCAAGGCAAGCCAGCCGTAAACGAACACGGCGGCGCACAGCGCCACGATGAGACCGAAACCGAGCCAGTCGGAATGGTTGTATAGCCAGACACCAAGCGCCGGGGCGTAGATGAAGCTTGCCCCGGCCACCGAAGCGGTAATGCCCGAGGCTTGCCCCTGCTCTGCGCGGGTTACC is a window encoding:
- a CDS encoding TonB-dependent receptor, with protein sequence MRSLATLAILLSGTALAAPAAASTLAADAQPERDYLPTDIVVTGERADGYDNEDGSTATKTPTPLIDVPQAVSFITEDQLEDQSIRQLNDALRYIPGVSMESGEGHRDEVFIRGQETTADFYIDGLRDDAQYYRSLYNIERVEVLKGANALIFGRGAGGGAINRVAKRADLSNAFVGGEASVDNFGAFALLADVNQPVTDDLALRLNATYEEFNNDRDFYDGRFIGISPTLTAALGPDTTLIASYTYDNDERVTDRGVPSLDGGPLTGYDSTFFGDRDFNYSEAEVHIGRVRLEHDFNGGLSANASLQFADYDKAYQNIVPGGTDGTTVSLGGYRDTTERTNWIGQANAIWEAESGDLESTFLFGVEASSQDTQNARQTVSFDTTNETALDDVIFVPAFSLNPTSRSRDSQLKTLSFYAQEQLQIGEYIELVGGLRWDRFDLETLDLIGGVAGDRVDEQFSPRAGLIVKPTPDLSIYASYAESFLPQAGDQFLVLSPDRSQFEPEKFTNYEIGAKWAPLDKVLVTAAIFRLERTNIRAVDPTDTTLTVLAGESRAEGFEIGAVGEVADFWKANLGYTYLDGELLNDNAFGTAGQRLQQLPEHSISAWNRFDLSEQLGFGLGVIHQSQQFASFSNDVVLPSYWRVDAAAYYTVSEKLSLQLNIENLLDEDYYPSAHGDNNIQPGDPFTARIGVRFEI
- the arsC gene encoding arsenate reductase (glutaredoxin) (This arsenate reductase requires both glutathione and glutaredoxin to convert arsenate to arsenite, after which the efflux transporter formed by ArsA and ArsB can extrude the arsenite from the cell, providing resistance.), with the protein product MKATIWHNPKCGTSRKTLAILENLSKVDVEVIEYLKDPPTADKLAQLYKDAGLTPNEGLRIRGTDAAERGLPDADAQTVLEAMVADPILIERPLVETDKGVRLCRPQDTVLEIL